A part of Ictalurus furcatus strain D&B chromosome 8, Billie_1.0, whole genome shotgun sequence genomic DNA contains:
- the LOC128611856 gene encoding lysozyme g isoform X1, which translates to MATYAHASTQTEAHLSPISSVDSSLATTTPPDCIFGDLMKITTTGAAMETAAQDNYTISGVQASHKMAEVDLERMNQYKTIIMKVARAKKMDPAVIAGIVSRETRAGSCGSGLVDGWGDQGNAFGLMQVDQRYHCPAGDWDSEEHMIQATDILITFIKTIQQKFPDWSKEDHFKGGIAAYNAGPGNVCSHEGMDIKTTGKDYANDVVARAQWFKRNGY; encoded by the exons ATGGCGACTTATGCCCATGCATCTACTCAAACTGAGGCTCACTTGTCTCCCATATCCTCTGTGGACAGTAGTCTTGCTACGACCACACCTCCAG attgcaTTTTTGGAGATCTCATGAAGATCACTACGACTGGAGCAGCTATGGAAACGGCTGCCCAGGACAACTACACCATAAGTG GTGTGCAAGCCTCACATAAAATGGCTGAAGTTGATCTGGAGAGGATGAACCAGTACAAGACCATCATCATGAAAGTTGCCAGAGCTAAAAAGATGGACCCAGCTGTGATCGCAGGTATCGTATCCAGGGAGACGAGGGCTGGATCGTGTGGATCAGGGCTCGTTGATGGCTGGGGAGACCAGGGCAATGCCTTTGGACTTATGCAG GTTGACCAACGCTACCACTGTCCAGCGGGAGACTGGGACAGCGAGGAACACATGATCCAAGCTACTGATATTTTAATCACtttcattaaaacaattcaACAAAAATTCCCAGACTGGTCCAAGGAAGATCACTTCAAAG GAGGAATCGCAGCCTACAACGCTGGCCCGGGAAATGTCTGCTCTCATGAGGGCATGGACATCAAGACTACAGGGAAGGACTATGCGAATGATGTAGTGGCTAGGGCCCAGTGGTTCAAACGCAATGGCTACTGA
- the LOC128611856 gene encoding lysozyme g isoform X2 yields METCEAGSSATIDCIFGDLMKITTTGAAMETAAQDNYTISGVQASHKMAEVDLERMNQYKTIIMKVARAKKMDPAVIAGIVSRETRAGSCGSGLVDGWGDQGNAFGLMQVDQRYHCPAGDWDSEEHMIQATDILITFIKTIQQKFPDWSKEDHFKGGIAAYNAGPGNVCSHEGMDIKTTGKDYANDVVARAQWFKRNGY; encoded by the exons ATGGAAACCTGTGAAGCTGGATCCTCTGCTACAATTG attgcaTTTTTGGAGATCTCATGAAGATCACTACGACTGGAGCAGCTATGGAAACGGCTGCCCAGGACAACTACACCATAAGTG GTGTGCAAGCCTCACATAAAATGGCTGAAGTTGATCTGGAGAGGATGAACCAGTACAAGACCATCATCATGAAAGTTGCCAGAGCTAAAAAGATGGACCCAGCTGTGATCGCAGGTATCGTATCCAGGGAGACGAGGGCTGGATCGTGTGGATCAGGGCTCGTTGATGGCTGGGGAGACCAGGGCAATGCCTTTGGACTTATGCAG GTTGACCAACGCTACCACTGTCCAGCGGGAGACTGGGACAGCGAGGAACACATGATCCAAGCTACTGATATTTTAATCACtttcattaaaacaattcaACAAAAATTCCCAGACTGGTCCAAGGAAGATCACTTCAAAG GAGGAATCGCAGCCTACAACGCTGGCCCGGGAAATGTCTGCTCTCATGAGGGCATGGACATCAAGACTACAGGGAAGGACTATGCGAATGATGTAGTGGCTAGGGCCCAGTGGTTCAAACGCAATGGCTACTGA
- the LOC128611856 gene encoding lysozyme g isoform X3: MENWKDTDCIFGDLMKITTTGAAMETAAQDNYTISGVQASHKMAEVDLERMNQYKTIIMKVARAKKMDPAVIAGIVSRETRAGSCGSGLVDGWGDQGNAFGLMQVDQRYHCPAGDWDSEEHMIQATDILITFIKTIQQKFPDWSKEDHFKGGIAAYNAGPGNVCSHEGMDIKTTGKDYANDVVARAQWFKRNGY; this comes from the exons ATGGAAAATTGGAAAGATACTG attgcaTTTTTGGAGATCTCATGAAGATCACTACGACTGGAGCAGCTATGGAAACGGCTGCCCAGGACAACTACACCATAAGTG GTGTGCAAGCCTCACATAAAATGGCTGAAGTTGATCTGGAGAGGATGAACCAGTACAAGACCATCATCATGAAAGTTGCCAGAGCTAAAAAGATGGACCCAGCTGTGATCGCAGGTATCGTATCCAGGGAGACGAGGGCTGGATCGTGTGGATCAGGGCTCGTTGATGGCTGGGGAGACCAGGGCAATGCCTTTGGACTTATGCAG GTTGACCAACGCTACCACTGTCCAGCGGGAGACTGGGACAGCGAGGAACACATGATCCAAGCTACTGATATTTTAATCACtttcattaaaacaattcaACAAAAATTCCCAGACTGGTCCAAGGAAGATCACTTCAAAG GAGGAATCGCAGCCTACAACGCTGGCCCGGGAAATGTCTGCTCTCATGAGGGCATGGACATCAAGACTACAGGGAAGGACTATGCGAATGATGTAGTGGCTAGGGCCCAGTGGTTCAAACGCAATGGCTACTGA
- the LOC128611857 gene encoding lysozyme g-like isoform X2, giving the protein MKLLIIALAIFYASALSCIFGDVMKIDTTGASEQTARQDKLTVKGVQASYTLAEHDLKRMAQYKNIIMKVGRAKQMDAAVIAAIISRESRAGAALVDGWGDHGNGFGLMQVDKRYHKPRGAWNSEEHVTQGTEILIDSIRAIQRKFPNWPKEHQFKGGISAYNAGVRNVRTYEAMDVGTTGNDYANDVVARAQWFKRNGY; this is encoded by the exons ATGAAACTCCTTATCATAG CGCTGGCGATCTTCTACGCCTCAGCTCTCTCATGCATTTTCGGAGATGTCATGAAGATCGACACGACTGGAGCATCTGAGCAAACAGCTCGCCAAGACAAGCTCACTGTAAAGG GGGTGCAAGCTTCATATACACTGGCTGAGCACGATCTGAAGAGGATGGCGCAGTACAAGAACATCATCATGAAAGTTGGCAGAGCTAAGCAGATGGACGCAGCTGTGATCGCAGCTATCATATCCAGAGAGTCGAGGGCTGGAGCAGCGCTTGTTGATGGCTGGGGAGACCACGGGAACGGCTTCGGACTCATGCAG GTTGATAAACGCTACCACAAACCGAGGGGAGCGTGGAACAGTGAGGAGCATGTCACACAAGGCACTGAGATTCTGATTGACTCTATAAGAGCGATTCAGCGAAAATTCCCAAACTGGCCCAAGGAGCACCAGTTTAAAG GGGGAATCTCAGCCTACAACGCTGGAGTAAGAAACGTCCGCACATATGAGGCCATGGACGTTGGGACCACGGGAAATGATTATGCCAATGATGTAGTGGCCAGAGCTCAGTGGTTCAAACGCAACGGCTACTGA
- the LOC128611857 gene encoding lysozyme g-like isoform X1: MKLLIIAALAIFYASALSCIFGDVMKIDTTGASEQTARQDKLTVKGVQASYTLAEHDLKRMAQYKNIIMKVGRAKQMDAAVIAAIISRESRAGAALVDGWGDHGNGFGLMQVDKRYHKPRGAWNSEEHVTQGTEILIDSIRAIQRKFPNWPKEHQFKGGISAYNAGVRNVRTYEAMDVGTTGNDYANDVVARAQWFKRNGY; this comes from the exons ATGAAACTCCTTATCATAG CAGCGCTGGCGATCTTCTACGCCTCAGCTCTCTCATGCATTTTCGGAGATGTCATGAAGATCGACACGACTGGAGCATCTGAGCAAACAGCTCGCCAAGACAAGCTCACTGTAAAGG GGGTGCAAGCTTCATATACACTGGCTGAGCACGATCTGAAGAGGATGGCGCAGTACAAGAACATCATCATGAAAGTTGGCAGAGCTAAGCAGATGGACGCAGCTGTGATCGCAGCTATCATATCCAGAGAGTCGAGGGCTGGAGCAGCGCTTGTTGATGGCTGGGGAGACCACGGGAACGGCTTCGGACTCATGCAG GTTGATAAACGCTACCACAAACCGAGGGGAGCGTGGAACAGTGAGGAGCATGTCACACAAGGCACTGAGATTCTGATTGACTCTATAAGAGCGATTCAGCGAAAATTCCCAAACTGGCCCAAGGAGCACCAGTTTAAAG GGGGAATCTCAGCCTACAACGCTGGAGTAAGAAACGTCCGCACATATGAGGCCATGGACGTTGGGACCACGGGAAATGATTATGCCAATGATGTAGTGGCCAGAGCTCAGTGGTTCAAACGCAACGGCTACTGA
- the LOC128611859 gene encoding lysozyme g gives MAGIFGDVTKIDTTGASEKTAKQDKLTVKGVEASNKLAEHDLKKMEQYKSIITKVGRAKQIDPAVIAGIISRESRAGAILVNGWGDHGNGFGLMQVDKRHHTPKGAWNSEEHVTQGTEILIESIKAIQKKFPSWSKEHQLKGGISAYNAGPGNVRTYENMDRGTTGDDYANDVVARSNWFKHNGY, from the exons ATGG CTGGCATTTTTGGAGACGTCACAAAGATCGACACGACTGGGGCATCGGAAAAAACAGCCAAGCAGGATAAACTCACTGTTAAAG GGGTGGAAGCCTCAAATAAACTGGCTGAGCATGATCTGAAGAAGATGGAGCAGTACAAGAGCATCATCACCAAAGTTGGCAGAGCTAAGCAGATCGACCCAGCTGTGATCGCAGGCATTATATCCAGAGAGTCAAGAGCTGGAGCAATTCTTGTGAATGGCTGGGGAGACCACGGCAACGGTTTCGGACTCATGCAG GTTGACAAGCGCCACCACACTCCAAAAGGAGCCTGGAACAGTGAGGAGCACGTCACCCAAGGCACCGAAATTCTAATAGAATCCATTAAAGCAATTCAAAAGAAATTCCCCAGCTGGTCCAAGGAGCATCAGTTAAAAG GAGGAATCTCAGCCTACAACGCTGGCCCAGGAAACGTCCGCACGTATGAGAACATGGACAGAGGCACCACAGGAGATGATTATGCCAATGATGTGGTGGCCCGGTCTAATTGGTTTAAACACAATGGCTACTGA
- the LOC128611858 gene encoding lysozyme g isoform X2 produces MGTFGDLTKISTTGASKETASRDGLTLKGVEASNKMAETDLKRVDQYKAIILKVGRAKQMDPAVIAGIISRETRGGLNLTKEGFQKVGKGFGLMQVDTGYHEKRGAWNSEEHVTQGTEILIGFIKEIQKKFPTWPKEHQFKGGISAYNGGPGNVRTYELMDKGTPGDDYANDVVARAQWFKRNGY; encoded by the exons ATGG GCACTTTTGGAGACCTTACGAAGATCAGCACAACCGGGGCATCGAAAGAAACAGCTAGTAGGGATGGACTCACTTTAAAAG GTGTGgaagcctcaaacaaaatggctgAGACTGATCTAAAGAGGGTAGACCAATACAAGGCCATCATCCTGAAAGTCGGGAGAGCTAAGCAGATGGACCCAGCTGTGATCGCAGGTATCATATCCAGAGAGACAAGGGGTGGATTAAACCTTACGAAGGAAGGCTTTCAGAAAGTTGGCAAAGGTTTTGGTCTAATGCAG gTTGACACAGGCTACCATGAGAAAAGGGGAGCATGGAATAGTGAGGAGCATGTCACTCAAGGCACAGAGATTCTAATCGGCTTCATTAAAGAGATTCAGAAGAAATTCCCTACCTGGCCCAAGGAGCACCAGTTTAAAG GAGGCATCTCAGCCTACAACGGAGGTCCAGGAAACGTCCGCACGTATGAGCTCATGGACAAGGGCACACCAGGAGATGATTATGCCAATGATGTGGTGGCCCGGGCTCAATGGTTTAAACGCAATGGCTACTAA
- the LOC128611858 gene encoding lysozyme g isoform X1, whose amino-acid sequence MAGTFGDLTKISTTGASKETASRDGLTLKGVEASNKMAETDLKRVDQYKAIILKVGRAKQMDPAVIAGIISRETRGGLNLTKEGFQKVGKGFGLMQVDTGYHEKRGAWNSEEHVTQGTEILIGFIKEIQKKFPTWPKEHQFKGGISAYNGGPGNVRTYELMDKGTPGDDYANDVVARAQWFKRNGY is encoded by the exons ATGG CAGGCACTTTTGGAGACCTTACGAAGATCAGCACAACCGGGGCATCGAAAGAAACAGCTAGTAGGGATGGACTCACTTTAAAAG GTGTGgaagcctcaaacaaaatggctgAGACTGATCTAAAGAGGGTAGACCAATACAAGGCCATCATCCTGAAAGTCGGGAGAGCTAAGCAGATGGACCCAGCTGTGATCGCAGGTATCATATCCAGAGAGACAAGGGGTGGATTAAACCTTACGAAGGAAGGCTTTCAGAAAGTTGGCAAAGGTTTTGGTCTAATGCAG gTTGACACAGGCTACCATGAGAAAAGGGGAGCATGGAATAGTGAGGAGCATGTCACTCAAGGCACAGAGATTCTAATCGGCTTCATTAAAGAGATTCAGAAGAAATTCCCTACCTGGCCCAAGGAGCACCAGTTTAAAG GAGGCATCTCAGCCTACAACGGAGGTCCAGGAAACGTCCGCACGTATGAGCTCATGGACAAGGGCACACCAGGAGATGATTATGCCAATGATGTGGTGGCCCGGGCTCAATGGTTTAAACGCAATGGCTACTAA